The Pseudomonas entomophila genome segment GCAGGGGGCAAGATCTGCCTGCAGATCCTCCACGCCGGGCGCTATGCCTACAGCCCGAAACAGGTGGCGCCAAGCGCCATCCAGGCGCCGATCAACCCGTTCAAGCCCAAGGAACTGGACGAGGAGGGCATCGAGAAGCAGATCCGTGACTTCGTCACCTGCGCCAGTCTCGCCCAGCGTGCCGGCTACGACGGCGTCGAGATCATGGGCTCGGAAGGCTACTTCATCAACCAGTTCCTCGCCGCCCACACCAACCACCGTACCGACCGCTGGGGCGGCAGCTACGAGAACCGCATGCGCCTTGCAGTGGAGATCGTGCGCCAGGTGCGCGAAGCCGTGGGCCCGAACTTCATCATTATCTTCCGCCTGTCGATGCTCGACCTGGTCGAGGGTGGTAGCACCTGGGACGAGATCGAGTTGCTGGCCAAGGCCGTCGAGCAGGCGGGCGCCACGCTGATCAACACCGGTATCGGCTGGCACGAGGCGCGCATCCCGACCATCGCCACCAAGGTGCCGCGGGCGGCGTTCAGCAAGGTCACCGCCAAACTGCGCGGCGCGGTGAAGATCCCGCTGATCACCACCAACCGCATCAACACGCCGGAAGTGGCCGAGGCGGTGCTGGCCGAGGGTGATGCCGACATGGTGTCCATGGCGCGACCGTTCCTGGCCGACCCGGACTTCGTCAACAAGGCGGCCGAAGGCCGCGCCGATGAGATCAACACCTGCATCGGCTGCAACCAGGCCTGCCTGGATCACACCTTCGGTGGCAAGCTGACCAGTTGCCTGGTCAACCCGCGTGCCTGCCATGAAACCGAGCTCAACTATGTGCCGGTGCGCACGGTGAAGCGTATCGCCGTGGTCGGCGCCGGCCCGGCGGGCCTGGCGGCTGCCACGGTGGCCGCCGAGCGTGGTCACGAGGTGACCCTGTTCGACGCTGGCAGCGAGATCGGCGGGCAATTCAACGTGGCCAAGCGTGTGCCGGGCAAGGAGGAGTTCTTCGAAACCCTGCGCTACTTCCGCAACAAGGTGAAGAGCACCGGTGTCGACCTGCGCCTGAACACCCGGGTCGATGTGGCGGCGCTGGTGGCCGGCGAATACGACGAGATCATCCTGGCCACCGGCATCGCCCCGCGCACCCCGGCGATCCCGGGCATCGACAATAAAAAGGTGCTCAGCTACCTGGACGTGCTGCTGGAGCGCAAGCCGGTGGGTGAGCGGGTGGCGGTGATCGGCGCTGGCGGCATTGGCTTCGATGTGTCCGAGTACCTCGTACACAAGGGCGTGGCCACCAGCCAGGACCGCGAGGCGTTCTGGAAAGAGTGGGGTATCGATACGCAGCTGGAAGCCCGTGGTGGCGTCGCGGGCATCAAGCCTGAGCCCCATGCGCCGGCGCGCCAGGTGTACCTGCTGCAGCGCAAGAAATCGAAGGTTGGTGATGGCCTGGGCAAGACCACCGGCTGGATTCACCGCACCGGCCTGAAGAACAAGCACGTGCAGATGCTCAACAGCGTCGAGTACCTGAGCGTGGACGATGCCGGGCTGCATGTGCGCGTCAATGAGGGTGAGCCGCAACTGCTGGCGGTGGACAACATCGTCGTGTGCGCCGGCCAGGAGCCGCTGCGCGAGCTGCAGGAAGGGCTGGTGGCGGCCGGGCAGTCGGTGCACTTGATCGGCGGTGCCGACGTGGCGGCCGAGCTGGATGCCAAGCGGGCGATCAACCAGGGTTCGCGGTTGGCCGCGGAGTTGTGATTGCTTGGGCAGCACCTGTCTTGTGGTGACTGCCCTGGCCTATTCGCTGTAGGAGCTTTAGCCGCGATCACCCGCAAAGCGGGTGCCAGGCACCGCGTTGCCTGCATCGCGGCTAAAGCCGCTCCTACAGCGGACTGCGTGTAGCCCGTGCCATTCTTTTTCGCGATCCGTCCGCCCGGGCGCCTGATAGACTCGCGCCATGCCCGAGTTCTCCCTTCCCCAAGCCCCTTTGCAGCGCCTCGACCTGCCCTGGCTCCAGCAAGCCCAGGTCGAGCTCGCCGTCTTGCGCCTGGACCTGATCGACCCGCTGATCAGCGGCAACAAATGGTTCAAGCTGCGCCACCATCTGGCTGAAGCCCGCGAGGCTGGAGCACCGGGCTTGATCAGCCTGGGCGGCAGCCACTCCAATCACCTCCACGCCCTGGCAGCAGCCGGCAAGCGTTTCGGCTTCGCCACCGTCGGCCTGCTACGTGGGCATCCGCAGGAGACGCCGACAGTGAGGGACCTGAGGGCGCTGGGCATGGAGCTGCACTGGCTGGGTTTCGCTGGCTACCGCGCCCGCCATGACCCCGGCTTCTGGCAGCCCTGGCAAGCCGGCTATCCGGGCTGGCACTGTATCCCCGAAGGCGGTGGCGGGCTGGCGGGCGCTCAGGGGTGCCGACTGATCGTCGAGCAATGCAAGGCACAATTGGCCACGCTGGGCTGGACGGATTACGACGCCTGGTGGCTGGCGGCCGGTACCGGCACCACGCTGGCGGGCTTGGTGTTGGCGGAGGCCGGTGAGCATGAAGTCCACGGCGCCCTTGCGGTGCCACTGGATCATGGGGTGCCTGAGGCCGTCATGGCATTGGCGGGCCGCGAGGGCTATCTGTTGCATGAGGCCTGCCGGGGTGGTTTTGCTCGCATCGATGACGCGCTGCTGGCATTCATCGACGAAACCGAAAGTCTGGCCGGCATACCATTGGAAGCCCTCTACACCGGCAAGGCGTTATTGGCCCTGCGAGACCAGGTCGAGGCCGGGCGCTTTCGCCGCGGCACCCGCCTGGTCTTCCTGCACACCGGTGGCCTGCAGGGGCGCCGCGGTTACTTGTAAGGCAGCATGCGCAGCA includes the following:
- a CDS encoding 1-aminocyclopropane-1-carboxylate deaminase/D-cysteine desulfhydrase — translated: MPEFSLPQAPLQRLDLPWLQQAQVELAVLRLDLIDPLISGNKWFKLRHHLAEAREAGAPGLISLGGSHSNHLHALAAAGKRFGFATVGLLRGHPQETPTVRDLRALGMELHWLGFAGYRARHDPGFWQPWQAGYPGWHCIPEGGGGLAGAQGCRLIVEQCKAQLATLGWTDYDAWWLAAGTGTTLAGLVLAEAGEHEVHGALAVPLDHGVPEAVMALAGREGYLLHEACRGGFARIDDALLAFIDETESLAGIPLEALYTGKALLALRDQVEAGRFRRGTRLVFLHTGGLQGRRGYL
- a CDS encoding NADPH-dependent 2,4-dienoyl-CoA reductase, which translates into the protein MANARYPHLLAPLDLGFTTLRNRTLMGSMHTGLEERPGGFERMAAYFAERARGGVGLMVTGGIAPNDEGGVYSGAAKLSTEEESDKHRIVTEAVHAAGGKICLQILHAGRYAYSPKQVAPSAIQAPINPFKPKELDEEGIEKQIRDFVTCASLAQRAGYDGVEIMGSEGYFINQFLAAHTNHRTDRWGGSYENRMRLAVEIVRQVREAVGPNFIIIFRLSMLDLVEGGSTWDEIELLAKAVEQAGATLINTGIGWHEARIPTIATKVPRAAFSKVTAKLRGAVKIPLITTNRINTPEVAEAVLAEGDADMVSMARPFLADPDFVNKAAEGRADEINTCIGCNQACLDHTFGGKLTSCLVNPRACHETELNYVPVRTVKRIAVVGAGPAGLAAATVAAERGHEVTLFDAGSEIGGQFNVAKRVPGKEEFFETLRYFRNKVKSTGVDLRLNTRVDVAALVAGEYDEIILATGIAPRTPAIPGIDNKKVLSYLDVLLERKPVGERVAVIGAGGIGFDVSEYLVHKGVATSQDREAFWKEWGIDTQLEARGGVAGIKPEPHAPARQVYLLQRKKSKVGDGLGKTTGWIHRTGLKNKHVQMLNSVEYLSVDDAGLHVRVNEGEPQLLAVDNIVVCAGQEPLRELQEGLVAAGQSVHLIGGADVAAELDAKRAINQGSRLAAEL